The following is a genomic window from Polaribacter atrinae.
AGAACTACTTCACACAGAAAGGCAATGTTAGCTAATATGACATGTTCTTTAATAGAACATAAACGTATTAACACTACAGTGGCTAAAGCAAAAGCATTAAGAGTTTTTGCAGAACCATTAATAACAAAGTCTAAAAGTGATACTACTCACAACAGACGTGTTGTATTTTCTCACTTACGTGATAAATATGCAGTTACAGAGTTATTTAAAGAAATTTCTGTAAAAGTAGCAGATAGACCAGGAGGTTATCTTCGTATTATTAAGTTAGGAAATCGTCAAGGGGATAATGCTCCTATGGCAATGGTAGAATTAGTTGATTACAACGAAATTTACAATCCTAATGGTAAAAAAGCTAAGAAAACTACACGTAGAGGAAGAAGCAAAAAAGCAGATGCTCCACAAGTAGAAGGAACAGCAACAGAAGAAAAATCTGAAGAATAAAAAATGAGAATTTTTTAAATTATATAAAAGGGATAAGCGTTTACGCTTATCCCTTTTTTTTTATATTTTTGCAATAAGAAACACAACAACTATCAATGAAATATCAAACACGAAAAAAGGCACTTGTTTTATTAGCAGATGGAACAATTTTTTATGGTAAATCCGTAGGAATAGAAGGAACTTCTACTGGTGAAATCTGTTTTAATACAGGTATGACAGGGTATCAAGAAATTTTTACAGATCCATCTTATTTTGGTCAATTAATGGTTGCAACAAATGCACATATTGGTAATTATGGGGTAAATGATAATGAAGTTGAATCTGATGGAATCAAAATTTCAGGTTTAATTTGTAGAAATTTTAGTTTTACTCATTCTAGAGTAGATTCTAATGGTAATTTAAAAGATTGGTTTACAAAACATAATCTTGTTGCTATTTCTGATGTTGATACTAGAGCATTAGTATCTTATATTAGAGATAATGGTGCAATGAATGCTATTATTTCTACTGATGTAGATAATATTGATGCTTTAAAAAAACAATTAGCTTCTGTACCAAGTATGGAAGGCTTAGAGTTGGCTTCTAAAGTTTCTACAAAAGAACCTTACTATGTTGGTGATGAGAATGCTACTATCAAAATATCTGCCTTAGATATCGGTATAAAAAAGAATATTTTAAGAAACTTAGCCAAAAGAGGTGCTTATATTAAAGTGTTTCCTTACAATGCAAAGTTTGAAGATTTAGCTGCATTTAATCCTGATGGTTATTTTATTTCTAATGGCCCTGGAGATCCAGAACCTTTAATTGAAGCACAAGAAGTAGCTAAAGAAATAATAGAAAGAAATTTACCTTTATTTGGTATCTGTTTAGGTCATCAAGTGATTGCTTTGGCTAACGGAATTTCTACTTATAAAATGTACAACGGTCATAGAGGAATTAATCATCCTGTTAAAAACTTATTGACTGGTAAAGGAGAAATTACTTCTCAAAACCATGGTTTTGCTATCAACAGAGAAGAAACAGAAGCTAATGACAATGTAGAAATTACTCATGTTCATTTAAATGATCATACAGTAGCGGGAATCCGTATGAAAGACAAGAATGTTTTTTCTGTACAATACCACCCAGAAGCTAGCCCTGGACCGCATGATTCTGAGTATTTATTCGATCAATTTATAAAAAATATTAAGGAAGCAAAATCAGTAACAAATTAGTATTTGTTCAATTATTTTAGCTGAAAACGTTTTCGTAAGTAACTCTTTAAAACCACTCTTTTAAGAGTGGTTTTTTGTAAATTAGCGGTATAAATAAAAGACATAAATTAATTAAATAATAAATAATATGAGCATTATAATTAGCGTTCACGCACGTCAAATTTTTGATTCAAGAGGTAACCCAACGGTTGAAGTAGATGTAACTACAGAAAATGGTGTTTTAGGTAGAGCAGCAGTTCCTTCTGGAGCTTCTACAGGAGAGCATGAAGCTGTTGAATTACGTGATGGTGGTAAAGATTACATGGGTAAAGGTGTTTTAAAAGCTGTATCTAACGTAAATAACATTATTGCAGCAGAATTATTAGGTACTTCTGTTTTTGAACAGAATGCTATTGATCAATTAATGATTGATTTAGATGGTACACCAAATAAATCTAAATTAGGAGCCAATGCTATTTTAGGAGTTTCTTTAGCTGCTGCTAAAGCTGCTGCTAATGAGTTAGGAATGCCTTTATACAGATATGTAGGTGGTGTTTCTGCAAATACTTTACCATTACCAATGATGAATATCATTAATGGTGGTTCTCATTCTGATGCTCCAATTGCTTTTCAAGAATTTATGATTATGCCAGTTAAGGCAAAAACATTTACTGAAGCTATGAAAATGGGTTCTGAAATTTTTCATAACTTGAAAAAAGTTTTACACGATAGAAATTTATCTACTGCTGTTGGAGATGAAGGAGGTTTTGCTCCAAACTTACCAGGAGGTACTGAAGATGCTATTGAAACAATTGCATTAGCAGTTAAAAATGCTGGTTACGTTTTTGGTGAAGAAATTAAAATTGCATTAGATTGTGCTGCTGCAGAATTTTATGTTGATGGTAAATATGATTACACTAAGTTTGAAGGTGAAACAGGAAAAATTAGAACAAGTAAAGAACAAGCAGATTATTTAGCTGAATTAACTGGTAAATATCCTATTATTTCTATTGAAGATGGGATGGATGAAAATGACTGGGATGGTACAAAATACCTTACTGAATTAATTGGAGATAAAGTTCAATTAGTTGGTGATGATTTATTTGTTACTAATGTAGAGCGTTTGGCTAAAGGAATTGAGAATGGAATAGCAAATTCTATTTTAATTAAAGTAAACCAAATTGGAAGTTTAACAGAAACTATTGCAGCTGTAAATATGGCTAAAAATGCAGGTTATACTTCAGTAATGTCTCATAGATCTGGTGAAACAGAAGATAATACTATTGCAGATTTAGCAGTAGCATTAAACTGTGGACAAATAAAAACTGGTTCTGCTTCTCGTTCTGATAGAATGGCAAAATACAACCAATTATTACGTATTGAAGAAGAATTAGGTGCAACTGCTTATTTTCCAGGAGAAAATGCTTTTAAACTTTAAGAGTAACTTTTTTAAATAGATTATAACCTCATAAGAAATTATGAGGTTTTTTTTGCATTATTCTTACATAAGTTACCTTTATTTTAAAATTCTTAAAATCTATTAGTGCACCCTTTTAAAATACTATTAAATTTGGTATCTTCGTCAAACTTAACAATACTAAAAAATCATCAGTAAATGTCAGATACAGCTAAATTACAGATTGGAGATAAAACTTATGAGTTTCCACTTGTAAAGGGTACAGAAAATGAAGTAGCCATAGATATTAAAACCTTAAGAGGTGCAACTAATGGAATTATAACTATAGATCCAGGTTATAAGAACACAGGTTCATGTGAAAGTGCTATTACTTTCTTAGATGGAGAAAAAGGTATTTTACGTTATAGAGGCTATTCTATTGAAGAGTTAGCTGAAAAAGCAGATTTTTTAGAAGTATCTTATGCATTAATATTTGGTAATTTACCTACAAAGGCAGAATTAGAAAAATTTCATAATGACATTAGAGATCATTCATTAGTAGATGATGATGTTAGAAAAATATTAGAAGCATTTCCAAAGACAGCACACCCAATGGGAGTATTGTCTTCTTTAACAAGTGCTTTAACTGCATTTAATCCATCTTCAGTTAATATTGAGTCTAGAGAAGATATGTACAACGCTATTGTACGTATTATGGCTAAATTTCCAGTATTAGTAGCTTGGACTATGCGTAAGCAAAAAGGAATGCATTTAAATTATGGACAAAAATCTTTAGGTTATGTAGAGAATTTGATGTTTATGATGTTTAAGCAACCAAATGAAGATTTTGTAATTAATCCTATTGTTAAAGACGCTTTAGACAAATTGTTAATTTTACATGCAGATCATGAGCAAAACTGTTCTACATCTACTGTAAGAATTGTTGGTTCTTCTCATGCTGGTTTATTTGCATCTCTTTCTGCAGGAATTTCTGCACTTTGGGGACCATTACACGGTGGAGCAAACCAAGCTGTATTAGAAATGTTAGAAGGAATTAGAGCTGACGGCGGTGATACTAAGAAGTACATGGCTAAAGCAAAAGATAAAAATGATCCTTTCCGTTTAATGGGATTTGGTCATAGAGTTTATAAAAACTTCGATCCAAGAGCTAAAATTATTAAAGCAGCAGCAGATGATGTTTTAAATGATTTAGGTGTTAAAGATCCTATTTTAGATATTGCAAGAAGTTTAGAGCAAGAAGCTTTAAATGATCCATATTTTGTTGAAAGAAAATTATATCCAAATGTAGATTTCTATTCTGGTATTATTTACAGAGCTATGGGAATCCCTACAGAGATGTTTACAGTAATGTTTGCTTTAGGACGTTTACCAGGTTGGATTGCTCAGTGGAAAGAAATGCGTCTTAATAAAGAACCAATAGGTAGACCACGTCAAATTTATACTGGAGAAAATTACAGACCATTTACAGGTATAGAAAAAAGATAAATTTTATTACATTTACAAAATCAAAGCTTCATATTTTATGAAGCTTTTTTTAATTATTTTATGTATGTTACAATTAAATATTAAAAACGAAACCTCTAGATTAAGAGCTGTAATTTTAGGTACTGCCAAAAGCAATGGAGGAGTACCTAAAGTAGAAAGCTGTTATGATCCTAAAAGTATTGAACACGTTTTAGCGGGAACATACCCTAAAGAATCTGCAATGAACTTAGAGATGGAAGCTGTTGCTGAAATTTTAAAGAAGTATGATGTAGAAGTATTTAGGCCAGATATAATTGAAAATTACAATCAAATATTTTCTAGAGACATTGCTTTTGTTATTGAAGACACTTTTATAGAAGCAAACATTCTTCCAGACAGAGAAAAAGAATATAGAGCAATAGACAAAGTAATATCAAAAATAGACCCTAAAAAAGTGGTTGTCTTACCTAAAGAATGTCATGTAGAAGGTGGTGATGTGATGCCATGGAATGATTATCTTTTTATTGGTACGTATTCTGGTAGTGACTATTCTGATTATATTACAGCCCGAACAAATATGGACGCAGTAATTGCACTACAAGAGCTATTTCCTGAAAAGAAAGTAAAATCTTTTGAGTTAAGAAAATCAAATACCAATGCTAAAGAAAATGCTTTGCATTTAGACTGTTGTTTTCAACCCATAGGAAAAGACAAAGCAATTCTTCACAAAAATGGTTTTTTAATAGAAAGAGAATATCAATGGTTAGTTAATTTCTTTGGAGAGGAAAATATTTTCGAAATTACTAAAGAAGAAATGTATAGTATGAATAGTAATATCTTTTCAATTTCTGAAGAAGTTATTATTTCTGAAAAAAACTTTACAAGATTAAATACTTGGCTTAGAGATAAAGGTTTTACTGTAGAAGAAGTTGCGTATTCTGAAATTGCGAAGCAAGAAGGCTTACTTAGATGCTCTACGTTGCCTTTAATAAGAGATTAAAAGTAGATGTTATAACCGTTTTATAATTGAGTATTAAAACTCAATTATATTTTGATAAAGAAGTTAAAAATGTGAAAAAAAAATAAACCTTTTTAGACATTCTATTAAATAAAAAAACGAGCAAATTGCTCGTTTTTTTATTTAATAGAATATAATTTTCTTTATTACTTTTTCTTAATAGAATTTAAGTATTCTTGAAAACGTTTTCCGTATTCAGAGCTTTTTACTTTATCTGATAAAGAACTATTTACGGTATCTAACATTTTTAAACTAGCATCATACATCTCTGTTAACCCAATATAAGGTGCTACTTCATAGTCTGCATTTGTAAGTGCAAAATTAGTAGTAAATAAAACTCTTCTTTTTGCAAGATTTTTATAGTCTTTTTCTAATTGAGCAATTAACTCCTGGTCATTTGTTTTTTTAGCTTCAAAATCTTTTTTGATAAAGTCTAATCGTTGATCTTGAAATTTACTTTTAATTTTATTATACTTATCTAAAATTTCTTGATTTTTAGATCCGGTTATTTGCGGTGTAAATCCAAATTTGTCAACATTGTCATTAATGGTTATCGTTCCCTCTTCACCAAAAAATAAAATTCTTTTATCCGTAGTATTTCCATCAAAGGTTAAGTAATACAAAACAGGAGACTTTACATCATCTGTTAAAATAAATTGATCACTCCCTATTAAGTTTACAGAATCTACAGAAACTAAAAGAGTGTCTTTCATCTTCTGAAGGTATAAAGTACCTTTTTTAAGACCTTTAATTTGCCCTTTAACAATCATATTACCTTCTTTTTTAGAAGAACATGCTGTAATTAAAATAGATAGGACTAAAAGCGTAATAATTTTCTTCATAAATCTATATTTTTCGTCTGCAAATATGCTGATTTTTATTTAAAGTGTTGCTGATAATTCCATTAAAATAGTACATAAAATGGCACCAATTGTTCCTATGGCGTATCCAAAAACAGCTAATAAAACACCTACAGTAGCTAAAGATGGATGAAACGCTTGTGCTACAATTGGGGCAGAAGCTGCACCACCAACATTTGCTTGACTACCAAGTGCTAAAAAGAAATAAGGTGCTTTTATTAATTTGGCAACTACAATTAATAAACCAGCATGAATAGACATCCAAACAAGACCAATAGCAATTAAGCCAACATTGTCAAAAATCATTGCTAAATCCATTTTCATACCAATGGTAGCAACCAAAATGTAAATAAATACACTTCCAATTTTACTAGCGCCCGCACCTTCGTAATTTTTTGCTTTTGTAAAAGATAAGATAACTGCAATAACTGTAGAAATACTAATCAACCAAAAGAAACTAGAACCTAAGAAAGTAAAGATGTTTCTCCAAGTTTCAGAAGCAATACTTGCTACTAAGTTACTGAAAAAAGCACTTAAGTATTCTGCTGTAAAATGCCCAAAACCAACGGTACCAAAAGCAATTGCAAGAATTATCATAAAGTCTGTTACAGAAGGATTCCTTTTTACTTTCTTAGCAAATAAAGATACTTTTTCTTTTAAATCTTCTATGGCAGAAGTATCTGCACCTAACCATTTGTCTATTTTATCTTTTTTACCAATACCTATTAATAGAATCGCCATCCAAACATTTGCTACTACAATATCAACAAACACCATTCCTCCATATTTGGCAGGGTTGTATTTATAAATTTCTAACATGGCAGTTTGGTTTGCACCACCACCAATCCAACTTCCTGCAAGTGTAGATAAACCACGCCAAACAGCATCAAAATCTGATCCACCAACAGTTTCTGGAGAGAAAATTGAGATGAGTAAAATAGCTAAAGGCCCACCAATAATAATACCTACAGTTCCCGTAAAAAACATAATTAATGCTTTAGAACCTAAGTTAAAAATAGCTTTTAAATCGATGCTTAGTGTCATTAAAACTAGGGCAGCTGGTAATAAAAATCGACTAGAAATATAATACAATTGAGATTTTCCTTTTACAACTTCTCCTGCTGCACTTAAGGTTTCCCATTCTGGGGATATTATTCCGACTGTTGTAAAAATAGCGGGAATAAAATATGCCATAAATAAACCTGGTACAATTTTATAAAATTTATGCCAAAAGCCACTTGTTTTATTTTCTGTATAAAAAACGAAACCGAGTGATAACATTAAGATTCCAAAAACGATTGCATCATTTGTAAAAGTTGGTGCGGTCATACTTATATTGTTTTATTTGTAAAGTCTGTATTTAATATAATCCCTAATTGTAATCTATGAAGATCACTATTTGAAAATTTTGTGTAAAAGTAACCTAATTTTAGTTTTAGGCTCTCATTAATTTTTTTAAGAATGCCAGCACCTGTTCTATTTTGGCTGTATGCTTTAGAAGCAAATTTTATAAAAAGTTCGCTAAACGTGTAAGCTTCTAAATTGTTAGAAATTGGGTGTTTTAAAAATAAGCCATAACGTATTCTATGTGCTACTTCGTTAGTCGCGTTTTTTCTTTTAAATCTTTGTGCTAAACGGACGCGATGTTTTACTTGAATAGTACTCCAATGATCTTTAATGTTTAAATCTTGATAAAACCGATATTCATGCAAATCAGCAGCATCTTTTTCGTAACTTGTATCTGTTATAGAATAGACGCTACCGCCTGTAACATTAATCTTGTTATTAAAGGCATAATTAATACCTAATCTATAAATTTCTTGTTGATATTCATTTGCCAATTCATAATATCTAAAATGGGCACTTGTTGTAAGTTTTATTTTTTTAGAAAGCTTATGAGACCCATTGTACATATACCAAGTTCCTAATTTACTTTCTGCAGAAGATTGTGCATGTAGTTTAAAGTAAAAGAGCAGTAATAAAATAATTAGTATTTTGTTATTCATAAATTAATTAGATCAAAAAAATTATATTTTAATTGATTTTTATCAAGTAGGCAATATACAAAATACTAAACGCTCAATAAAAATTGAGCGTCTATTTTTAATCTTTATATCGTTTTTAATTTCTTGAAAAAGTAATTCTAATGTTTGTTTTAAAAGTTATTAAATATAGGTGTTAATTTACTCTTCTTTTTTAGTAGGTTCTCTTTTTGCATTTTTAAGAGCTTGCATAAGCATCCATTCTATTTGTCCGTTTGTAGAACGAAATTCATCTGCAGCCCATTTTTCAATAGCTTTTATCATGTCTTCATTAACTCGCAACGCGAATGCTTTTTTCTTTGCCATGTTACTTTTTTATAAATAAACTGATGGTTTTAATTAGTTTATCTGAGATTTGGTATTCCGGAGAATAATAAGATTTTAAATTGTTTTCCTCTTCTTGGATGTCTTTTAAAACATGATTCATGTTTTCTATAATCACCAATTTAGAGTTTGGGTTTGCGGAATGTAGTAATTTTGCGTCTTCAACTGTTACCTGAAGATCTTTATCTCCATTAATAATTAAAATAGGAATCTGTAGTTTTTTAATTTCTGATTCAGGATTTAATTGCATCCAAGAATATAAAAAAGGTTGATTTGGTTTGCCAAATATGCTCATTAAAAACGGATGTACGGTTTCAATTTTACCTTTTACTCTTAAAGTGTCAAACTGTTTTCGGGCTGCAATACCTAAAGGGGCATTGTTCTTTGTAATTTGTTTTATAATCGTTTCATCAATTTGTTCTCCTGTGCCAGCAATAGAAATGTATTTGTCAACATTTTTAGCAGCCATCATTGCAATTAATGAACCTTGACTATGGCCAATTAAAATAATTTTAGAAAAGCGGGTGTCATTTTTAAAATGAGCGATTACTTTTTCTGCATCCACAGTAAAATCGGTAATCTTTGTGTTTGCTAATAACTTGCTGTTATTCTTATTAGCCGTTCTTTTATCATAACTAAAGAAAGCTATATTTTCTTTATTGATGGAGTCTCTAAATTGTTTAATATAGTTTGCTTGTACGTTTTGTGCAGACTGATTTCCGTTTCTCTCAATAGGACCAGAGCCATGAACCCAAATGATTAAAGGCGTATTTTCTTTGGTAAATGTTAAGGTTCCTGGAAGTTCTATTTCTCCATTTTTTATTAAAATTTCTTCGGATTTAACTTGTGCAAAAGAAATTGATATTCCAAAAATTGAGATTATAATATAAGTGATACATCGAATCATATTAATTTTTTTTAATAATATAAGTTTCTAAGATACGCATAGCTTCTTCCTTTTTTTGCGTACCAATTAATAATTTCTTACCATTTTTAAATATAAGCTGAATGCCAATATCACCAGAAACATTTATTGCCTTCTCTTTTCCTTTATTAAAAAAAAAGCCACCTCTTAATCCCCAACCTCCAAACTCACTTATAGGATAATAAGTTCTTACATACGCTTTAGAAATTGTATTCCAAGGAATTGTTTTTACTTTAAGATGCAAAGGAAAAAACTGGTAATGAATTCCCTTTTCATCAATTCTTGTTGTAAGCTTAAATAAAAAAATCAATGAAATTGATAATAAAAAAATTCCGATAGTAATTAAAAATTCTTGTGTTGATAAAGTAGATCCCTTTTTAAAGTATTTTTTTATCATCATTGCTGTAGGTAAAATAGAAGCAACAATTAATATTAAAATCAACCAAGTTTGTCTAAAACGTTGTTCTTCTTTAAATATTTTCATTTTAGCGATTTTTGTTACGTTCAAAAATTACAGAGTTCCAACCTTGAGGCACTTCTTTATAAACCCAACCTTCTCTAGCATATTGATTTAATAAGTCTTCAAAATTTTGAACACGATTTCTAAGACCTAGTTTTAATTGTACTATTTTATATTCTTTCATGTTTATTCTTTTTTGTTTTAGAGTTACAAAGGTTTAAAGTGAATAAAGTTGTGGAGTTGTCATTTTTTTTAGCTCCACTAAACACTAATTAATGACTCAACGTACCCGCATTAACAATAGGAGAGGCTTCTTTATCGCCACATAAAATAACCAATAAATTACTTACCATTGCAGCTTTTCGTTCATCATCTAGCTCTACAATTTGTTTTCTACTTAATTCGTTTAAAGCCATTTCTACCATTTCCACAGCACCTTGTACAATTTTATGTCTTGCAGCTACAATTGCAGTTGCTTGTTGTCTTTTTAACATGGCAGAAGCAATTTCTTGCGCATACGCTAAGTAACCAATTCTTGCTTCTAAAACTTCTATACCTGCAATAGACAAGCGCTCGTCTATTTCTTTTTCTAAAGCTTCAGACACTTCGTTTACACTAGAGCGTAAGGTTATATCTTCATCATGACCTTCATCTGCAAAATTATCATACGGATACATACTAGCCAACTTTCTTACAGCTGCATCTGTTTGTACACGTACAAAGTTCTCATAATTATCTACATCAAAAGCTGCCTTGTAAGTGTCTGTTACTCTCCAAACCAAAATTGTAGAAATCATGATCGGATTTCCTAATTTGTCATTTACTTTTAAACGTTCAGAATCGAAATTACTAGCTCTTAAAGAAATTGTTTTTTTCTTATAGAGTGGGTTTGCCCAATACAAACCATTAGATTTAATGGTTCCTACATATTTACCAAATAATAAAATTACTTTAGACGTGTTTGGGTTTACAAGAATAAATCCGAAGAAACCAATAAAGCCAATTAAACTAACAATTGCATATACAATTGTTTCTTCCATGGCAGAGAATACAATTCCGCCAATAAATAATAATATTACTATTAATAACATTAAATAACCGTTTGCTGGTTTAATAATTTTTTCTGTTTTCATATAGATTCGTTTAAAGTGATATTAAAATGATATCGTAAAGATATACTATTATTTTTGAGATTTACAAATTTGGTGAAGATTATTTTTATAAATTTGTTGAAACATAATTTTAAAAGCACAAGATGAAGATTAAATTACTTTTTATACTATCGCTATTTTTATTCTCAAGTTATACAAAAGAAGAAACTGTATTTTGGGGGCCAACAGGACACAGAACTACTGGTAAAATAGCAGAATATCATTTAACAAACAAAGCAAAAAGAAAAATTGATAAATTGTTAAAGGGACAAAGTTTAGCTTTTGTATCCACCTTTGGTGATGAAATAAAATCTGATAAAAAGTACAATGAATTTTATTCATGGCATTATGTAAATATGGGCTTGGATGAAAAATATGCAGATGCAGAAAAAAATCCGGCAGGAGATATGGTTACTGGTATACAAAAATGTGTGCAAGTTTTAAAGGATGATAATAGTAGTGAAGAAGATAAAGTTTTCTATTTAAAAATGTTAGTACATTTAGTAGGAGATTTACACCAACCAATGCATGTTGGCCAAAGAGAAGATAAAGGAGGGAATACCATACAAGTTCAGTGGTTTGGTAAAGGTGCAAATTTACATTCAGTTTGGGATTCTAAAATAATTGAAGAGTGGAATATGAGTTATATTGAGTTGGCTGAAAATGCAAAAGATTTATCAAAAGCAGAAATTAAAGCCATCGAAAATGGAACTGTTGTAGATTGGGTAGATGAAGTTCATGAAGTTACAAAAGAAGTTTATAAATCTGTTAAAGTTGGAGAAAATTTAAAATACAGATATTCTTACGATCATTTAGAAACCGTAAGAACTCAATTACAAAAAGGGGGAATTCGTTTGGCAAAAATTTTAAACGAAATTTTCTAGTTAAAAAATCAACACTTATAAGAATAGCCTCATAAATTTACTTTTATGAGGCTATTTTTTGTTAAGGATTAGTTAATTGTTTTTTAGTAAGATATCTTCTTTGTAATTTTATAAAATGCTAAAAAAAAGTTTTTATACTTTATTGTTTTTCTCCCTTTTAATCTCTTGTAAAAAAGGAGAAGTAAAAGAGCTATCACAAAAAGTTACTTCTGTAAAGTCTTATACATATAACGAGTTGAAGCCTTTGTTAGAGAGAAATGATGGTAAAACGTATGTGGTTAATTTTTGGGCAACTTGGTGTGCTCCTTGTATTAAAGAATTACCCGCATTTGAAAAATTAAACGAAGAATATGCTGCTAAAAATGTAGAAGTTATTTTGGTAAGTTTAGATTTTCCGAAACAAGTAGATAAAAGATTAATTCCTTTTATCAATAAAAATAATTTGCACTCTAAAGTAGTTTTATTAAATGATGTGAATGAAGATGTTTGGATAAAAGCAATCGATTCTACTTGGTCTGGAGCATTACCTGCTACTTTAATTTACAATGCAAAGGGTAGAAAATTTTATGAGCAATCTTTCGATTATGAAAAACTAGAGTCTGAATTAAAAACTATTTTATAAACTAATAAAGGAACGATATGAAATATACAAAATCAATTTTAATATTATTTGTAGTTTTAGTAGCAAGTGCCTTTACTGTAAAAACGACAGCAGGTTACCAAGTAGGAGATACAATAGAAGACTTTAAATTAATAAATATTGATGATAAGATGGTTTCTTTGTCAGATTATTCTGATGCAAAGGGCTTTATTCTCATTTTTACGTGTAATACATGTCCGTACTCGGTAGCTAATGAGGATAGAATAATTGACTTAGATGCAAAATATAAGAAATTAGGATATCCGGTAATTGCAATTAATCCTAATGATCCAAAAGCATCTAAAGGAGATAGTTTAGAGGATATGAAGGTTAGGGCTAAAGAAAAAGGATTTACGTTTCCTTATTTGTTAGATCAAGAACAAAAAGTGTATCCCAAATTTGGGGCAACAAAAACACCACATGTATTTGTTGTTGGTAAACCAAGTATGAAAGTTGAATATATTGGGCAATAGACAATAACTCTAGAGACGCAGATGCTGTAACAGAAAAATATGTAGAAGACGTTGTAGATGCTTTATTGTCTGGTAAAAAACCAACTAAAACAAACACAAGAGCAATTGGTTGTTCTATAAAAGTATTATAAGAAAAATGATTTAGAAGATTAATTGAACTTTTTCCTCTATTTACTAAAAATCCCAAGTTTTCACTTGGGGTTTTTTTATGATGTATTTAAAAAACTAAACTAGTTGTTAATACCAGCGTTTTTTATTCTTTTTAGAAGCTTCAGATTTTCTTCCTTTATTGTGTTTGCTAACCGTATTTGGTTGCTTTTTTCTGTGTTTTGGAGGTGCAATTGGGTAAGGGTGTTCTGCAATTACTTTAATAGGCTTTTCTATTAATTTTTCTATTAATTTAATATAAGCATTTTCATCTGGAGAGCAGAAAGAAAAAGCAATTCCAGATTTTCCTGCTCTACCAGTTCTACCAATTCTATGAATATAGGTTTCTGGTATGTTAGGAATATCAAAATTAATAATGGCATCTACATTTGTAATGTCAATTCCACGTGCAGCAACATCAGTTGCAATTAATATATTTGCTTTTTTATCTTTAAAATCTTCAATAGCTTTGTTACGTATTGCTTG
Proteins encoded in this region:
- a CDS encoding alpha/beta hydrolase, which encodes MIRCITYIIISIFGISISFAQVKSEEILIKNGEIELPGTLTFTKENTPLIIWVHGSGPIERNGNQSAQNVQANYIKQFRDSINKENIAFFSYDKRTANKNNSKLLANTKITDFTVDAEKVIAHFKNDTRFSKIILIGHSQGSLIAMMAAKNVDKYISIAGTGEQIDETIIKQITKNNAPLGIAARKQFDTLRVKGKIETVHPFLMSIFGKPNQPFLYSWMQLNPESEIKKLQIPILIINGDKDLQVTVEDAKLLHSANPNSKLVIIENMNHVLKDIQEEENNLKSYYSPEYQISDKLIKTISLFIKK
- a CDS encoding DUF4369 domain-containing protein yields the protein MKKIITLLVLSILITACSSKKEGNMIVKGQIKGLKKGTLYLQKMKDTLLVSVDSVNLIGSDQFILTDDVKSPVLYYLTFDGNTTDKRILFFGEEGTITINDNVDKFGFTPQITGSKNQEILDKYNKIKSKFQDQRLDFIKKDFEAKKTNDQELIAQLEKDYKNLAKRRVLFTTNFALTNADYEVAPYIGLTEMYDASLKMLDTVNSSLSDKVKSSEYGKRFQEYLNSIKKK
- a CDS encoding DUF2490 domain-containing protein → MNNKILIILLLLFYFKLHAQSSAESKLGTWYMYNGSHKLSKKIKLTTSAHFRYYELANEYQQEIYRLGINYAFNNKINVTGGSVYSITDTSYEKDAADLHEYRFYQDLNIKDHWSTIQVKHRVRLAQRFKRKNATNEVAHRIRYGLFLKHPISNNLEAYTFSELFIKFASKAYSQNRTGAGILKKINESLKLKLGYFYTKFSNSDLHRLQLGIILNTDFTNKTI
- a CDS encoding Arc family DNA binding domain-containing protein; the protein is MAKKKAFALRVNEDMIKAIEKWAADEFRSTNGQIEWMLMQALKNAKREPTKKEE
- a CDS encoding SPFH domain-containing protein, whose translation is MKTEKIIKPANGYLMLLIVILLFIGGIVFSAMEETIVYAIVSLIGFIGFFGFILVNPNTSKVILLFGKYVGTIKSNGLYWANPLYKKKTISLRASNFDSERLKVNDKLGNPIMISTILVWRVTDTYKAAFDVDNYENFVRVQTDAAVRKLASMYPYDNFADEGHDEDITLRSSVNEVSEALEKEIDERLSIAGIEVLEARIGYLAYAQEIASAMLKRQQATAIVAARHKIVQGAVEMVEMALNELSRKQIVELDDERKAAMVSNLLVILCGDKEASPIVNAGTLSH
- a CDS encoding DUF4177 domain-containing protein, whose protein sequence is MKEYKIVQLKLGLRNRVQNFEDLLNQYAREGWVYKEVPQGWNSVIFERNKNR
- a CDS encoding DUF819 domain-containing protein produces the protein MTAPTFTNDAIVFGILMLSLGFVFYTENKTSGFWHKFYKIVPGLFMAYFIPAIFTTVGIISPEWETLSAAGEVVKGKSQLYYISSRFLLPAALVLMTLSIDLKAIFNLGSKALIMFFTGTVGIIIGGPLAILLISIFSPETVGGSDFDAVWRGLSTLAGSWIGGGANQTAMLEIYKYNPAKYGGMVFVDIVVANVWMAILLIGIGKKDKIDKWLGADTSAIEDLKEKVSLFAKKVKRNPSVTDFMIILAIAFGTVGFGHFTAEYLSAFFSNLVASIASETWRNIFTFLGSSFFWLISISTVIAVILSFTKAKNYEGAGASKIGSVFIYILVATIGMKMDLAMIFDNVGLIAIGLVWMSIHAGLLIVVAKLIKAPYFFLALGSQANVGGAASAPIVAQAFHPSLATVGVLLAVFGYAIGTIGAILCTILMELSATL